Proteins encoded in a region of the Leifsonia sp. PS1209 genome:
- a CDS encoding lycopene cyclase domain-containing protein, producing the protein MTYLLLSLAFLALALVVLAVALATARDRAAIVRRWWLPVLIAGVLLAVLTAVFDNVMIGSGLMTYGETTISGTRIGLVPIEDFAYPLAGLLLLPALWLLVRKRRPE; encoded by the coding sequence ATGACCTACCTCCTCCTCAGCCTCGCCTTCCTCGCACTCGCACTCGTCGTCCTGGCCGTCGCGCTCGCCACCGCCAGGGACCGCGCAGCCATCGTCCGCCGCTGGTGGCTGCCCGTCCTGATCGCCGGTGTGCTGCTGGCTGTCCTCACGGCCGTCTTCGACAACGTGATGATCGGCTCCGGCCTGATGACGTACGGCGAGACCACGATCAGCGGCACCCGCATCGGGCTCGTGCCCATCGAGGACTTCGCGTACCCGCTGGCCGGTCTCCTGCTGCTTCCCGCCCTCTGGCTCCTCGTCCGGAAGCGGAGACCGGAATGA
- a CDS encoding prenyltransferase, protein MTMAAQTSSPFRQLVLASRPLSWINTAFPFAAAYLLTTRQLDLTFVLGTLYFLIPYNLAMYGINDVFDYESDLRNPRKGGAEGAVLDRGMHRRILIAAAVTNLPFLVYLVMVGSPLSWLVLAVSVFAVIAYSVKGLRFKEIPFLDSVTSSTHFVSPAVYGLVLAGAAFTPQLLAVLLAFFLWGIGSHAFGAVQDVVPDREGGISSIATVLGARSTTRFAIAAWALAGLAMLLTAWPGPIAAVLAIPYIVAAAPFWSVSDEDSASANRGWRRFLWINYACGFVVTMLLILYATLTA, encoded by the coding sequence ATGACGATGGCAGCCCAGACGTCCTCCCCGTTCCGCCAGCTCGTGCTCGCCTCCCGCCCGCTCAGCTGGATCAACACCGCCTTCCCGTTCGCCGCCGCCTATCTCCTCACCACCCGGCAGCTCGACCTCACCTTCGTGCTCGGCACCCTGTACTTCCTCATCCCGTACAACCTCGCGATGTACGGGATCAACGACGTCTTCGACTACGAGTCCGACCTGCGGAACCCCCGCAAGGGAGGCGCGGAGGGCGCCGTGCTCGACCGCGGGATGCACAGGCGCATCCTGATCGCCGCCGCCGTCACCAACCTCCCGTTCCTCGTGTATCTGGTCATGGTCGGCTCCCCGCTGTCGTGGCTGGTGCTCGCGGTGAGCGTGTTCGCGGTGATCGCGTACTCGGTGAAGGGCCTCCGCTTCAAGGAGATCCCGTTCCTCGACTCGGTCACTTCGAGCACCCACTTCGTCAGCCCGGCCGTGTACGGGCTGGTGCTGGCGGGCGCCGCCTTCACCCCGCAGCTGCTCGCGGTGCTGCTCGCATTCTTCCTCTGGGGGATCGGAAGTCACGCGTTCGGCGCCGTGCAGGACGTCGTGCCCGACCGGGAGGGCGGCATCTCCTCGATCGCCACGGTGCTGGGTGCGCGCAGCACCACCCGCTTCGCCATCGCGGCCTGGGCGCTCGCGGGCCTCGCGATGCTGCTGACCGCGTGGCCGGGACCGATCGCCGCCGTCCTCGCCATCCCGTACATCGTCGCCGCCGCGCCGTTCTGGTCGGTGAGCGACGAGGACTCCGCGTCGGCCAACCGAGGCTGGCGCCGCTTCCTCTGGATCAACTACGCGTGCGGCTTCGTCGTGACGATGCTCCTCATCCTGTACGCGACGCTGACCGCCTGA
- a CDS encoding glyoxalase superfamily protein: MAITDWRIELITIPVTDVDRAKAFYVDQVGFIADHDHRVSDTLRFVQLTPPGSACSIAFGEGLTDMEPGSQRGLQIVVQSADDALAHLRENGVAAEGVADLDWGRFVTFSDPDGNTWALQELPKRG, from the coding sequence ATGGCCATCACAGACTGGCGCATCGAGCTCATCACCATCCCGGTCACCGACGTCGACCGCGCGAAGGCGTTCTACGTCGACCAGGTCGGCTTCATCGCCGATCACGACCACCGCGTCTCCGACACCCTCCGGTTCGTGCAGCTCACCCCTCCCGGCTCCGCGTGCTCGATCGCGTTCGGCGAAGGGCTCACCGACATGGAGCCCGGCAGCCAGCGCGGACTGCAGATCGTGGTGCAGAGCGCCGACGACGCCCTCGCGCACCTGCGTGAGAACGGGGTGGCGGCGGAGGGCGTGGCCGACCTGGACTGGGGGCGGTTCGTGACGTTCTCCGACCCGGATGGGAACACGTGGGCACTGCAGGAGCTGCCGAAGCGGGGGTGA
- a CDS encoding lycopene cyclase domain-containing protein, translating to MSILYLLFILLSLGAMVLIDHRFRLFFWRDARRATFVLVAGVLFFLAWDLAGIGLHVFARGESGYMTGIVLAPELPLEEVFFLTFLCYLTMVLITGARLVLDRRGDRGSDRDRNLARDRDRLRDRGRA from the coding sequence GTGAGCATCCTGTATCTGCTGTTCATCCTCCTGTCGCTGGGGGCGATGGTGCTGATCGACCACCGCTTCCGTCTGTTCTTCTGGCGGGATGCCCGCCGCGCCACGTTCGTGCTGGTGGCCGGGGTGCTGTTCTTCCTCGCCTGGGACCTGGCCGGCATCGGCCTGCACGTCTTCGCCCGCGGAGAGTCTGGCTACATGACCGGCATCGTGCTCGCCCCGGAGCTCCCGCTCGAAGAGGTCTTCTTCCTCACTTTCCTCTGTTACCTCACGATGGTCCTGATTACCGGCGCCCGTCTTGTGCTCGACCGGCGTGGCGACCGTGGCAGCGATCGTGACCGCAACCTCGCCCGCGACCGTGACCGCCTCCGCGATCGGGGGCGCGCATGA